Below is a window of Paenibacillus bovis DNA.
GCATTACCTGACGGGTGCACTGTTCGCAACCAATACTAGGGTAATGACGGTCATGTAGAGGATTATAAATAATGTCATTATCACGAATATACTGCCATACATCTTCTGACGTCCAATCTGCAATCGGATTAAACTTCATTAATCCGAATTTGTAATCATATTCGACCTTTTTGGCATTAGCCCGTGTAGGAGCCTGATCCCGGCGAATACCTGTAATCCATGAATCATATTGGGAAAGGATGCGGGTTAGCGGCTCTACTTTGCGAATATTGCAGCAGGCATTCGGATCCACGGTCCAAAGAGATTCTCCATGAGCAGCTGCTTGTTCTTCAGGCGTCAGCTTTGGAGCTACTTTGACAAAATTAATACCATAACGCTCTACTATGCGATCACGTGTCTCATACGTTTCCTGGAAATGAAAATCGGTATCAAGATAGAAAATATCTGTAGAGGGACTGATCGTCTGCAGCATATCTACAATCACTACGTCTTCTGCTCCAAAGCTGCACGCAAAAGTAAGACTCTCAAAGTTGTCTACTGCCCAGCGTATAACTTGTTCTGCCGAAGCATGCTCCAACTCTTCTGCTTTGACTCTAGCCAATTCTTCCTTTTCCAAAAGATTCATATTGGTTCCCCCATCTAAATTAGTTTTTTTCAATTTGGAAAAAAGTACTCATGTGCATTTAATCATCTAATCTTACTGATTGATGAATCGGACTTGAATAACACATTAGTAGCTAAATTAAAATAATGCTCTCTATACTTTTTCCAAATATAAGAAACCGAAATTAAACCAACTAAACTACTAAGAATTATATGTATATTATAGGGGCTTCTGTCTGTATCTTCAATAGAATCCTGGAATCTTTCTCAAAAAATATTGAATAGGCGATCGGATTGGTATTACCAGCAGTTGTACGTTCTAAAGTATATTAAGCTTTTAAAAATAGTCTGTGGATAATTTTATGTTTCCAGAATTTTTGTTTATTTATTATTCCACTATTCACAGGCTTGTACACATATCCCACAGTGAATTTGGTTAACGATAAGGATCTGCTTCTTTTTCCACAGGTTGTATACAGATGTTTCTGATAGCTTCCATGAATAGCTGGGGATAAGATGGATAGAATCTACGCATAAAAAAGCCTTTCCTCTGCAAGAGAGAAAAGGCTTTTGAATGAAAATTAACGTTTGGAGAACTGAGGTGCGCGACGAGCCGCTTTAAGACCGTATTTTTTACGTTCTTTCATACGTGGGTCACGAGTCAGGAATCCAGCTTTTTTCAGGGAACCGCGAAGTTCTGGATCAGCTTTCAGCAATGCACGGGAGATACCGTGACGAATTGCTCCTGCTTGACCAGAGATACCGCCGCCATGAGCCAGTACGATTACATCGTAGCTGCCCAGTGTTTCAGTCAGGTTCAGTGGTTGTTTAACGATCAGTTTGAGTGTTTCCAAACCGAAATATTCATTGATGTCGCGTTTGTTGATGACAATGCGTCCTTCACCCGGTACAAGGCGAACACGTGCTACCGAATGTTTACGACGACCTGTCCCATAGTATTGTACTTGTGCCATGAAACTGTCCTCCTTTTAATTATCCGCGAAGTTCGTAAACTTCTGGTTTTTGTGCTGCATGTGGATGTTCTGCGCCAGCGTATGCTTTCAGACGCAACTTCATTGCGTTACCTTGACGAGTTTTTGGAAGCATACCGTGTACAGCAGCTTCGATTACACGCTCAGGTTTGTTAGCGAGCAGTTCTTGAGCATTCATCACTTTCAGACCACCTGGGTGCATGGAATGACGATAGTATTTTTTGTCTTGCAGCTTTTTACCAGTCAGGTGAATTTTTTCAGCGTTGATTACGATAACGAAATCTCCGCCATCCACGTGAGGAGTGAAAGATGGTTTATGTTTACCGCGGATCAGTGCTGCGGCTTCACTTGCCAGACGGCCAAGTGTTTTACCTTCAGCATCAATAATGTGCCAATTGCGTTCTACTTCACTTGGCTTCGCAATATAGGTCGTGCGCATGAGAAGTTCCTCCTTAGTCTGCTTTTGAAAATTTTCATTTTCATATATGATCGTTCTTTGTTTGTGTTTTTAATACACAATGTTACATTTGTAATAGTTAATGGTTATATCAATGGTAATGTAATTTTCTCAGGGGGCTGTGGGATAGCTCTAAGAAAACACAACTTTTATTTTACAGGATGAATCAGCGTTAAGCAAGCACTATTTAACCTTTTTCAAGACTTTTTTTATTGGATCATTTATCTTGAAAATTAATGTCGTCATAGTGTACTCCCCACATGGTCAACGCCTTACTAACGGCTGTAGGTCCTGCAGCACTACGATCACATGCTGCAATCATCCCAGGTATGGCATCCGGCTTATGCTTGCCTTCTCCGACCTGAATAAGTGTCCCCATAATAATCCGCACCATATGCTGTAAAAAACCATTACCCGTAATATAAAAATGCAGGATACCCTGGTCTCTTGTATGAGGACGTGTCTGAGAATAATCAATCTCCAGTCTCGTCTCCAGCACCGTACGAACATGGTTCTGCTTTTGGGAATAACGGGAAGCAAAAGAAGTAAAGTCATAGGTTCCTACAAAGTGGTGAAAAGCTTCTTCCATCGCCTGAACATTTAACCTGGCCGGGTGATGCAGCTGCATATGACGCAAAAACACATCCGCATACTGATTGGCATTAATCGTATACCGGTACGTCTTGCGCTTCGCAGAGCGCCTGGAATGAAACTCCAGCGGAACATTCTGAGCCCCGGTCACAACAATATCCCTGGGCAGACGGCCATTCAGGGCCAGAGGCCAGCGATCTGCTGGTATGGGGGAGTCTGTCATAAAGTTAAATACCTGGCCGACTGCATGCACTCCAGCATCTGTACGCCCTGAGCCATGAATCTTCGGCTTCTCGCCAACAAGAGTAGCTATTGCTTTCTCCAAATGATCCTGCACGGTATTCCCGTCCGGCTGTGTTTGAAAGCCATTATAACGACTTCCATCATAGTTTACGGTCATACATAGATTACGCATGTATCTCACACCTTTATATACACATACAAAGTAAGGGAGCCCCTAGTGGAGCTCCCTCCTTTATCTTGATACCAGTAACTTATCCAGACAGAGAAAAAAAGGGCTTTGTCAGAATCTTATGACCCTGTCCACCCTTCTTTATCTGCATGTTACGCGCGGTCTACCAGCTCAAGGTAAACCATAGGTGCAGCGTCGCCACGACGAGGTCCCAGTTTCAGGATACGAGTGTATCCACCTGGACGCTCTGCATAACGAGTTGCCAGTTCAGAGAACAATTTTTGAATTGCATCTTGTCCACCATCGAGAGATTCGCGACGTACATAAGCAGCTACTTGACGACGAGCATGCAGATCTCCACGCTTGGACAGGGTGATCAGCTTTTCAGCGATAGAACGAAGTTCTTTTGCTTTTGCTTCTGTCGTTTGAATACGCTCATATAAGAACAGGTCAGTTACCATATCACGGAACAGTGCTTTACGAGCGCTGGAGTTGCGACCCAATTTT
It encodes the following:
- a CDS encoding phosphoadenylyl-sulfate reductase, translated to MNLLEKEELARVKAEELEHASAEQVIRWAVDNFESLTFACSFGAEDVVIVDMLQTISPSTDIFYLDTDFHFQETYETRDRIVERYGINFVKVAPKLTPEEQAAAHGESLWTVDPNACCNIRKVEPLTRILSQYDSWITGIRRDQAPTRANAKKVEYDYKFGLMKFNPIADWTSEDVWQYIRDNDIIYNPLHDRHYPSIGCEQCTRQVMPGEDPRAGRWSGSEKTECGLHK
- the rpsI gene encoding 30S ribosomal protein S9; amino-acid sequence: MAQVQYYGTGRRKHSVARVRLVPGEGRIVINKRDINEYFGLETLKLIVKQPLNLTETLGSYDVIVLAHGGGISGQAGAIRHGISRALLKADPELRGSLKKAGFLTRDPRMKERKKYGLKAARRAPQFSKR
- the rplM gene encoding 50S ribosomal protein L13, with protein sequence MRTTYIAKPSEVERNWHIIDAEGKTLGRLASEAAALIRGKHKPSFTPHVDGGDFVIVINAEKIHLTGKKLQDKKYYRHSMHPGGLKVMNAQELLANKPERVIEAAVHGMLPKTRQGNAMKLRLKAYAGAEHPHAAQKPEVYELRG
- the truA gene encoding tRNA pseudouridine(38-40) synthase TruA, yielding MRNLCMTVNYDGSRYNGFQTQPDGNTVQDHLEKAIATLVGEKPKIHGSGRTDAGVHAVGQVFNFMTDSPIPADRWPLALNGRLPRDIVVTGAQNVPLEFHSRRSAKRKTYRYTINANQYADVFLRHMQLHHPARLNVQAMEEAFHHFVGTYDFTSFASRYSQKQNHVRTVLETRLEIDYSQTRPHTRDQGILHFYITGNGFLQHMVRIIMGTLIQVGEGKHKPDAIPGMIAACDRSAAGPTAVSKALTMWGVHYDDINFQDK
- the rplQ gene encoding 50S ribosomal protein L17; the encoded protein is MAYQKLGRNSSARKALFRDMVTDLFLYERIQTTEAKAKELRSIAEKLITLSKRGDLHARRQVAAYVRRESLDGGQDAIQKLFSELATRYAERPGGYTRILKLGPRRGDAAPMVYLELVDRA